A stretch of the Mycobacterium shigaense genome encodes the following:
- a CDS encoding DUF4126 domain-containing protein produces MTHVLIVLLALLIGVVAGLRSLTAPAVVAWAATPAVLGWIDLSHTWASWLGNTITVVILTVLAIAELVTDKLPKTPPRTSPPAFGARLLMGGLAGAALGAWPHWTFTALGAGVIGAALGTLGGYHARKRLVAARGGQDLPIALLEDAVAILGGFAILAVTHHVLLDYVVSGVK; encoded by the coding sequence GTGACACACGTACTCATCGTGCTGCTGGCATTGCTTATTGGTGTTGTCGCCGGGTTGCGTTCCCTGACGGCTCCCGCCGTGGTGGCGTGGGCGGCCACCCCCGCGGTTCTCGGCTGGATCGATCTCAGTCACACCTGGGCGTCCTGGTTGGGCAACACGATCACGGTCGTGATCTTGACGGTTCTGGCCATCGCCGAACTCGTCACCGACAAGCTGCCCAAGACGCCGCCGCGTACGTCGCCGCCCGCGTTCGGCGCTCGGCTGCTGATGGGTGGGTTAGCCGGCGCGGCCCTCGGCGCCTGGCCGCACTGGACCTTCACCGCGCTGGGTGCCGGCGTGATCGGCGCGGCGCTCGGCACCCTCGGCGGGTATCACGCCCGCAAGCGGCTGGTCGCCGCTCGCGGGGGGCAGGACCTGCCGATCGCGCTGTTGGAGGACGCCGTCGCGATTCTGGGCGGGTTCGCAATTCTCGCCGTCACGCACCACGTCCTTTTGGACTACGTCGTGTCGGGCGTTAAGTGA
- the hisG gene encoding ATP phosphoribosyltransferase: MLRVAVPNKGTLSEPASEILSEAGYRRRTDSKDLTVIDRVNHVEFFFLRPKDIAIYVGSGELDFGITGRDLVLDSDAPVRECLALGFGSSSFRYAGPAGREWTTADLAGKRIATAYPNLVRKDLADRGIEATVIRLDGAVEISIQLGVADAIADVVGSGRTLSLHDLEAFGDPLCDSEAVLIERVDAAGHGAAQAARDQLVARIQGVVFGQQYLMLDYDCPRSVLDKATSITPGLESPTIAPLADPDWVAIRALVPRRGVNEVMDELAAIGAKAILASDIRFCRF, encoded by the coding sequence ATGTTGCGGGTCGCGGTTCCCAACAAGGGGACGCTGAGCGAGCCGGCCTCCGAAATCCTTTCGGAGGCCGGCTACCGGCGACGCACCGATTCCAAGGACCTCACCGTCATCGACCGTGTCAACCATGTCGAGTTCTTTTTCCTGCGGCCCAAAGACATTGCCATCTACGTCGGTTCCGGCGAGCTAGATTTCGGGATCACCGGACGGGATCTGGTGCTCGATTCCGATGCGCCGGTGCGCGAATGCCTGGCGCTGGGTTTCGGATCGTCCAGCTTCCGGTATGCCGGTCCCGCCGGCCGGGAGTGGACGACGGCGGATCTGGCCGGCAAGCGGATTGCCACCGCCTACCCGAATCTGGTTCGAAAAGATCTGGCAGACAGGGGAATTGAAGCCACCGTCATCAGACTCGACGGTGCGGTGGAGATCTCGATCCAGCTCGGGGTGGCCGATGCCATCGCCGACGTGGTGGGGTCGGGACGCACGCTGAGCCTGCATGACCTGGAAGCATTCGGTGACCCGCTGTGCGATTCGGAAGCCGTGCTGATCGAGCGCGTCGACGCGGCCGGCCACGGCGCGGCGCAGGCGGCCCGCGATCAGCTGGTCGCCCGGATTCAGGGGGTGGTGTTCGGGCAGCAGTACCTGATGCTGGACTACGACTGCCCGCGCTCGGTGCTCGACAAGGCCACGTCGATCACGCCGGGGCTGGAATCACCGACCATCGCCCCGCTCGCCGACCCGGACTGGGTCGCGATCCGCGCGTTGGTGCCGCGCCGGGGCGTCAACGAAGTCATGGACGAGCTGGCCGCCATCGGGGCGAAAGCAATCCTGGCTTCTGACATCAGATTTTGTCGATTCTGA